The genomic DNA TACTGGCGGTCGAGGACGCGCACCTGAAGAGCGTGCTTGTCAATTTCCAACAATCGGTCGACGACAAAGCAGCAACCGTCAACGGACCGCCCGAAGTTCGGATGCAAGCGGTGATCGATCGCTTCCGTGGCACCGAGCTGGAGGAGCAGCGACGCCGCACGCTGCGGGATTTGGAATCGAGCCAACTGGACGACGACGAAGAGATGGAGCTGCTGAAGCAGATGTTCGCTCAAGAGCGAACGCGCCAGGGACTGTTGGCCCCACCCCCTTCCGAATAACGCGAGGCCGCGTCGACTGCGGCCCCACGCTTCATCGTTGCGATCGTTTAGAAGTGATCGAGGATCGCAACGGGAGTCTCCGAATCGATCTCCACGGCGAATGGTTCGACGATCTTTCCGCGTTGGATCGCTAGCGTGACGCGGTGCTTCCCCTTGGCCAATTTCAAATCGCCAGCGTTCCAGGTTGGCGTTGGCTTGCCATCGACCCACATCTTGATCGCGTCGGATTCGGGCAAACGAATCCGGATCGGTTTGTCATCAAACGATTCAAAATCGAATCGCATGAATGCGGTTGGAATCGAATTCGCATGCTGTTTGAAATCGGCCAGCTCTGCAAGCTGAAGGCTCCCATCGACAAACGTGGTCGTGTTCTCCCAGACTAAAACGGGATTGTCGGTCGTCACCGAATCGATGCTCGTGCGATTCAGCAGACGGTTCGCTTCGGGCGAGAAGACCAGCTTCTGCCACGAGCGCACGATCGGATCGGTCGAAAGGGTCATCGCAGGGGTGCGGCCCAGTTCCGACAGAAAGCGCACCAGATCGACCAGTTCATCGCGAGTCAGCGAATCGACAAGCCCGGCGGCCATCAACGAACGCCCTTCGCCAACTTGATCGATCGTCTCCTGAGGAATCGTCTTTTTGCTACCGTCGGCCAAACGCAACGTCAACGATTGATTGGTCTCCGAATCGCGGATGCCTTGCACGATGGAACCATCGTCGGTCAACACGACCACCGAATGAAAGTTCTCTTTCACTTTGGCATTGGGATCGATCAGCGATTCGATCAGATAATCGATCTGCGCGCTCCCTCCCAAACTAACAAAGTTCGGACCGACACGGCCACCGGCCGGCCCGATCGCATGGCAGGCGATGCATTGCAGCTCGCTGCGGCGGAAGATCGCTTCCCCCTTCACGGGATCACCGGAATCTCGAACCGCTGCGGTCAGTTGCTCCGTTTGTTCGGCGGACATTTTCCAGCTGGCGTCGTCCAATTTTCCTGCTTCGCGAATCGCAGCTTCCAACGCGGCATGGCTTCCAGCCGACCGCACCTCACGCAGCGCCCCGCGGGCCGCGTCGGCGGGCAAGGTCACGCCAGCAAGCGCCTCGACCAACAAGTCACTACCGCCCTTACGACGCAACACGCCACGAAGCGATTGCTCGCCCCAAGGTGACTGATCACGGGAGGCTAACAATCCCCATGCCTCGCGAGCCGCCAGCCGGGGCCGCGCTCCGACCAAGGATTCGATTGCGGCAATCCGCCACTCAGGACTCGCGTTGGTGTCGCGCGCGACCGCAGCCAACGGCTGCAATGACGCGTCGGTCGCCAATTGCCCCAGAGTCGCCAAGGCGATCATCGGCAGCGAACCGCGCTGCTTCGCTCGGTCGATCACGGCCAACACAATCGGCTGCAGATCGGCGGCTTTCCACCGCCCGATCGCCTTCAACGTCGCCTGCTCGGTGGGCGAATCGAATTCCAAATCCGTTGTCTCGGCGTAGGACTTCAGCAGCTCCACCCCCTTGGACGGCATCACATTGCGGGTTTCCTTCTGGCGGACCACGGCTTCGATTAGAGAGGCGCGGGCTGGATCCGAAAACGCACTCTCAGAACTTAGCACCAGCTGCAGGACCTCATTTAACGATTCCGCATCGGCAGCATCGGCCAGTGCGCTGAGCAGCGCCGCCGCATCGGCCGGTCCAATCTCCCCCTGGCGAATCAACGCGACCACCGGTGCGACCACAGCCGGCGAGGCCGCCGCACGAATCGCAAACTCCAATCGCGCGGTCTTGTTTTGCGTATCGAAGCTGCCGGCGGCAAGCGCTTCGATCCATTGCGACTGAGTCCGCTTCAGCGTGTTCCAAAGTGCAAAATCGAGGTTCTCGTCGAGTTCCTGATCCAGTGCTCGCAAGGCGATCGCGGCAGCTTCCCCCGTTCCCACGTCGCCTAGCGCCGTGACCGCTTCCAAACGGACCTGCGGATTCGCATCGGCAACGGCGATGGTCAGCAAAGCCAACGCATCGTCGATCGTGTCGCGACGCAACCCGATATAGCGGACCGCGGCGGCGCGGAAATGTTCGTTCTCGCAAGCAGCCAACGTTTTCAAAAGCTGCGCGTCGGGTCGGTCCAGGCATTCGCGAACCCACATCGCCTCGAACTGACGATTTAATAGCGCCGCCCCCTGGGCTTCTCCGACCCAACCGGTCAATGCCGCAAGCACGTCGTCCG from Rosistilla carotiformis includes the following:
- a CDS encoding PVC-type heme-binding CxxCH protein; this translates as MIRNLRTFICCIFVALTTVNVSAQRDLTNIPAPDPQAEMEAMRLDPRIEINLFASDPMIKKPIQMNFDSQGRLWVASSEVYPQIVPGAAATDKIIVLQDTTGDGVADHSQVFADNLLIPTGVLPGDGGVYVANSTELIHLSDSDGDGRADQRRVVLSGFGTEDTHHLLHTLRWGPDGCLYMNQSIYIHSHVETPYGTRHLNGGGIWRYRTETQSLEVMCKGLVNPWGHIFDAYGQSFATDGAGVEGINYVFPGSVFMTSPGASRHLRGLNPGSPKHCGLEVLSGTHIPADWQGDLVTNDFRGHRVCRFTVRPQGSGYNSRQQPELIVSQHVAFRPIDARMGPDGAIYIADWYNPIIQHGEVDFRDERRDRGHGRIWRLTFNDSPLMKPTPTGALSDVALLHLLESPALWLRQFARQEFKERNADDVLAALTGWVGEAQGAALLNRQFEAMWVRECLDRPDAQLLKTLAACENEHFRAAAVRYIGLRRDTIDDALALLTIAVADANPQVRLEAVTALGDVGTGEAAAIALRALDQELDENLDFALWNTLKRTQSQWIEALAAGSFDTQNKTARLEFAIRAAASPAVVAPVVALIRQGEIGPADAAALLSALADAADAESLNEVLQLVLSSESAFSDPARASLIEAVVRQKETRNVMPSKGVELLKSYAETTDLEFDSPTEQATLKAIGRWKAADLQPIVLAVIDRAKQRGSLPMIALATLGQLATDASLQPLAAVARDTNASPEWRIAAIESLVGARPRLAAREAWGLLASRDQSPWGEQSLRGVLRRKGGSDLLVEALAGVTLPADAARGALREVRSAGSHAALEAAIREAGKLDDASWKMSAEQTEQLTAAVRDSGDPVKGEAIFRRSELQCIACHAIGPAGGRVGPNFVSLGGSAQIDYLIESLIDPNAKVKENFHSVVVLTDDGSIVQGIRDSETNQSLTLRLADGSKKTIPQETIDQVGEGRSLMAAGLVDSLTRDELVDLVRFLSELGRTPAMTLSTDPIVRSWQKLVFSPEANRLLNRTSIDSVTTDNPVLVWENTTTFVDGSLQLAELADFKQHANSIPTAFMRFDFESFDDKPIRIRLPESDAIKMWVDGKPTPTWNAGDLKLAKGKHRVTLAIQRGKIVEPFAVEIDSETPVAILDHF